From the genome of Thermosynechococcus sp. NK55a:
TCAACTTGATTCGCCATCAGCCGAACTTTTAGGGAGCAGTCCTTGGGGGGCGATCGCCCCCTTTGGGGTTCTCAAGAACTTAGGCTAGGATGGATAATGAGTGAGATCCTCATGGGCGCATTGTGGAAAGATTTCACTTGTCTCAGTCTGAACATCGCCAACACCCCCAAACGCAACCCCCCTCCCTGAGTGTGGCGAATGCCTACCTGCTGTGGTGTTTGAGCCTCGTCGGGGTCTGCGGCCTGCAACGCTTTTATGTCGGGCAGCCCCTAGTGGGTCTGTTGTACCTAGTCACCTTCGGCGTCTGTGGTGTCGGTCAATTCATTGATCTGTTTCTGATTCCAGGGCTGGTGGATCGCCACAAAACCTACCTGCGGGGACGCTATCTAACAGCAGAGAAGGACCCTGACCTCAGCCCTGCCTCTGGTAGATCGATACACCGTTTACTGCAAGTCGCAAAAGAACATGGGGGCGTTCTCTCAGCAGCCCAAGTAGCCCTCTATACCCATCTAGATCCCCAAACAGTCGAGGAATTGCTCTTTGAGGCTCAGCGACTCGGCTATGCCACAGTATTCAATGACCCCGAGACAGGGGCAGTGCGCTATCGCTTTGATGTCTAGTTCATGCTGCCCTTAGACCCGTTTCAACCCATGGGGGCGATCGCCACCACTTCCCAGGGACTGGCTCAACTCCAGCGCATTGTTGATGTAGGCATTCCCCTCAGCATTTGGGTCTCGCCCCAGTTAGGTGCCCACCGCCCCGTACAAACCTACGAGGGTCCTCTGGCAGCCCATTTACAGAAACACTGGTGCCACTATCGCGCTTGGATCTTTGCCTTGGCCTGCGGTGCTGTGGTGCGGTTAATCTCACCCCTGTTGACCCACAAAAGCCAGGATCCGGCGGTTTGCGTTCTTTCTGAGAATGGCCAATGGATCGTGAGTTTGCTGGGGGGGCATAGTGCGGGGGGCGATCGCCTCTGTCACATCCTCAGTGCTACCCTTGGCGCAACACCAATTCTCACAGGGGCAAGTTATAGCCAAGGCTACTTTGCCGTGGATACTTGGGGAACAGCCTTGGGGTGGCAACGGGGGGCAGGAGACTGGCATGCGATCGCCAGCCAACAGGCGCAGGGAAAGGCGCTGCAAGTGTATCAAACCTGCGGTAGCGCTTTGTGGCGCACAGGTCTCAGTTCAGACCAGCCCCTTGAGTTAGTCAGCACCCCACCCCTAGAAAATGCGGTGTGGATTACCGAAAAAGTGTTACCCTCCTCTGTGACCTCAGGGGTAGCTTGGCATCCACGGGTTCTGTGGCTAGGTATTGGCTGTGAACGGGGAACATCGGCAGCCCTGATCCAGCACGCCATTGATCAGACCCTTGCCCAAGCGAGACTCAGCCCCCTCGCGATCGCCGGCCTTGCCAGTATTGATCGCAAAGCCGATGAAGTGGGGTTATGTCAAGTGGCTAAGGCGCACGATTGGCCCAGCCGCTGGTTTTCCGCACAAGAATTGGCACCTGTTACAGTGCCTACCCCCTCAGCAATTGTGGCTGCAGAGATGGGAACCCCCAGTGTTGCCGAAGCCGCAGCAGTGTTGGCCAGCGAGGGAGGTCGTTTAATTGTTCCTAAGCAGATTTACCGTCAAGGGGGTGAGGGGGGGGCAGTGACGATCGCCATTGCCCAATCTGAACGGGAATTCATTCCCCGCCAAGGCTCCCTGAGCCTCATTGGCACTGGTCCGGGATCTTTGGATCAACTCACCCTCGGAGCCCGCTCTGCCCTTTTGGCCGCTGATATTCTTGTGGGCTATACCCTTTACCTCGAATTGATCGCTCCCCTACGGCAACCAGGACAGATGGTGGCGGCCTATGGCATTACCCAAGAGCGACAACGTGCCCAAGTGGCGATTGATCTGGCACAGTGGGGACTCAATGTCGCGGTGGTTTCTTCGGGCGACTGTGGCATCTATGGCATGGCGGGTCTGGTACTAGAGCTATTGGCAGAAGCGGACATCACCAATTTACCGGTAGCGGTGTTTCCAGGGGTGAGTGCTGTGAATGCTGCCGCGGCTCGCTTGGGGGCACCCCTGATGCACGATTTTTGCACCATTAGCCTCAGCGATCGATTGACCCCTTGGCCAGTCATTAAGAAACGCCTACAGGCGGCGGCAGAAGCGGATTTTGTTACCGCCCTTTATAATCCTCGTTCCCGCGATCGCCAGCAACAATTGGTGGACGCCAAAGCTATTTTCTTAGAATATCGTTCACCACAGACACCAGTGGCAATTGTTCGTGCCGCCTATCGCCCTGAGGAGCACATCACCCTTACCACCCTTGGGGCATTTGAACCAGCAGCAGTGGATATGTTCAGCTTGGTGTTGATTGGCAACGCCAGCACCCGCCGCTTCCAGGATTGGCTGATTACCCCTCGTGGCTATCTAGGGAACCCTAAAGCAAGCCTGTCTGACCGAGGAGATTAAAACAAGCCCAGTTGACGATACTGAGGGCGATCGAGCCAAAAAAGGCACTCCAAAAACCATTTCGGAGGGTAAATCCATCCACAAAAGCAGCAGCAAGGGCAAAAATGGCTGCATTAATGATCAGGGCAACTAAGCCAAACGTGAGAAAAATAAAGGGGAACGTTACAAACTTGAGCACTGCGCCAAGGGTGGCATTGAGCAGACCAAAGACAATCGCCGACCACAGAGCAGTTGAGAACTTGTCAATTTCTACCCCCAAAAATGAGAGGCGAGACACAATAAACAAGCTAATACTGGTCACAATCCAAGTAATGAGTAAACCCCACATAGGCAGCTCCTATGATTTATTTAGATAACTATTGAGATAACGCTAGATAACAATCAAGAAAAAGGGGAATACCGGTACACCAAAGGTCACACTGAACCAGTAGCTAACCAGACTGAGGAGAAGGCTCAAGAACAGCGAAAGACACAGTGACCACAGCAGATAGGAGGCAACCTCGTACATCCTTTGCCAAAAGGAATCAAAGGGCAGGTCTAGCACATATCCATTGGCAGAGACCCGTACAGGGGCTTGAGACATCGCACGATCCTCTAGCAGCATTGCTTTTATTTTAGGCCAGGGATGAGAACGTAACATTTTGAGACACAAATTTTTGTAAATCATGTGTGTTCAGAATCTGGGGCGATAATAGAGATAGAGCGCGATGCACTGAGGTGGGCATGGGACAAGGTTGGCAAGTGGGCCGTGTCTTTGGCATTCCCCTGTATATTGATCGGTCGTGGTTTCTGGTGATTCTGCTATTTACTTTTCTCAATGGTAGTGACTGGCAGGACACGTACCCGCAGTGGGGAGCACTGGTATGGCTGATGGGATTTGGGGTTTCCCTACTGTTGTTTGCCTCAGTATTACTCCATGAATTGGGGCACAGTCTAGTGGCGCGCTCCCAAGGAATTACAGTACGCTCAATTACCCTCTTTCTCTTTGGTGGTGTGGCAGCCATTGAACGGGAATCCAATACTCCTGGTCAAGCCTTTCAGGTGGCGATCGCCGGGCCCTTGGTGAGTTTTGCCCTTTTTGCCCTGTTGCAGGGGGTAGCTGTCCTACTGCCGGGAGGTCATCCCCTCCATGAACTGTTACTCTATCTGGCGCACATCAACTTTGTCTTAGGGGTCTTTAACCTCTTACCTGGACTTCCCCTCGATGGTGGCCAAGTCCTCAAAGCAGCGGTTTGGAAATTGACAGGCAATCGCTTTCAGGGGATGCGTTGGGCAGCGCGATCGGGACAAGTGTTGGGCTGGTTGGCCATTAGTTTTGGGCTATTTGTAACACTCCTTGGCAGTGGCAATGGCCTGTGGTTGGGTCTATTGGGGTGGTTTGCCCTGCAAAATGCCACGCTCTACGATCGCCTTAGCCGACTCCAGGAAGCATTGGTGACCCTGACGGCGGCTGATGCCATGACACGGGATTTTCGGGTGATTGAGGGAACGTTATCCCTGCGGGAGTTTGCCGATCGCTATCTCCTACTGGCCGATCGCCAGCCCACAGCCTACTTTGTCGCCACCGATGGCCGCTATTGTGGCTATTTAGATTCCCAAGCCCTGAACCATGTGGAGCGCAGCCGTTGGGAAGTAACGCCAGTCGCGGAATTAGCCGTACCCTTGCGGGCGATCGCCACCGTCAAAGAATCCGACTCTCTCGCCAAGACTGTTTGCACCCTAGAGGAGCAACAACAACGCTTTATTACTGTTTTAACCCCTGCAGATGCCGTAGCGGGCGTTATTGATCGCGGTGATGTTCTACTGGCTTTGGCCAAACGGTTGCACTGGCAACTGGGGAAACAGGACATTCAACGCCTCAAGCAAGAAAGGCACTATCCCCCAGAACTGCAATTATTGGAACTGGCAAAAACAGCCCTGCAATTTCAGGGGGGGGATGGCGGAATAGCGGTTGCTTCACAAATCCGCTAGCTTGTTTTAGCAGCCGACAATCAGGATGGAGAAAAATGGCAGCCTTGATTGTAGCTGTCTGCCCTAACGCGCCCTGGAGGACTCGAACCCCCGACATCCGGTTTTGGAGACCGACGTTCTACCAACTGAACTAAGGACGCAAGCCTGTTTACAGGGGGCGATCAAACCGTGGCTTGATCCGCGAAGCTTTACCCATGCGATCGCGCAGGTAGTAGAGCTTGGCCCGGCGCACTTTACCCCGCTGAATTACTTTTATACTATCAATTCGTGGCGAATGCAGCAAAAAGACTCGCTCAACGCCCACCCCTTGAAAGACACGGCGCACGGTAATGGTGCGGTTAATACCCGTGTTGCGCATAGCGATCACATCCCCTTCGTAGGGCTGGACGCGCTCCTTATCGCCTTCTTTAATTTTGACCCCAACCCGAACGCGATCGCCCACATGAATCACGGGCAAGTCAGTCTTCATTTGCTCCGCTTCAATCGAGCGAATAATCTCTTGGGCGTTCATGACAGTTCCTTAACTCGCAATCTCTTAGCGTACCCTAAGCGTTTAGACTTGTCTAGGCCAATTTTTTATTTTTTGCTTTGCACATCGCCAAGGGTGTATCCCAACTTCAGCAGCAGCCGCCGCAGTAGGGGCAAGCTCAAGCCAATTACATTACTGGGAGTACCGACAATCTTCTCGACAAAGGCACCCCCTTGGCCATCGAGGGCAAAACAGCCAGCACAGGCAAGGGGTTCACCGGAAGCCACATAGGCAGCAATTTCGGCATCGCTAATATCGGCAAAGACAACTTGGGTAGACTCCACCTCAACACAGGTGCGACCCTGTGCCAAATCAATCAAAGCATGGCCTGTCAGCAGGTCTCCCGTTTGACCGCGCATTTTCTGCCAGCGGGCGATCGCCATCTCTGGCGAGGCCGGTTTACCGTAAATTTCTCCGCCAAGCACCAGCACAGAATCACAGCCCAAAATTAAGGCGGGGGCTGAATAACTCTGAGCGACAGTTTCTGCTTTGCACCGTGCCAGTAACCGCACCAGTTCTGTTGGCGTTGTTGCTTGAATAACCGACTCATCAAAGTGACTGGGCTGAATAATGGGATCAATGCCAATTTGTTGCAGCAATTGGCGGCGTGCCGGGGAGGCAGAGGCAAGAACAAAGGGCACCATAGGGCTGTGTTTGAGGCAACCAGTCTTTATGATCTCATATTGAAACTATCAAACCTGCATGAGGTGTCCTATTGAGGGTTTATTATCTAGGTGTTGCGTCTGGAGTCAGACAAATGACGAGTGCGGCCTACACCTACACTCCCCCCAGCGGACTACCCCAGGATGCACCATTACCCGATCACTTTTTGACCTACAAAAAACTCCAGTCGCTGCCGGAAATGTGGCCCCTATTGGCGCAACGTCATGGGGATGTGGTGGCTCTTGATGCTCCCTACGAAGATCCCCCGACCCGCATTACCTACAGTGAACTCTATCAACGCATTCAACGCTTTGCAGCTGGCCTACAGGCTCTGGGTGTCGCTGCCGGCGATCGCGTGGCCCTATTTGCTGACAATAGCCCCCGCTGGCTCATTGCCGATCAAGGCAGTATGATGGCTGGTGCCATCAATGTGGTGCGCAGTGGGACCGCCGCTGCTCAAGAACTGCTCTACATTTTGCGCGACAGTGGAGCCACCCTACTGCTCATCGAAAACCTAGCCACCCTCCGGAAGCTGGAAGGGTCTTTGGTGGATACAGCAGTCAAAACAGTGGTGCTCCTGAGTGGAGAATCCCCTGAATTGACAGGTTTTCCCCTGCGGCTTTTGAACTTTGGTCAAGTCTTTACGGAAGGACAATATGGCACAGTGCGGGCAGTGGCCATTACCCCCGCTGACCTAGCAACGCTAATGTACACCTCCGGTACCACGGGTCAACCCAAGGGGGTGATGGTTACCCATGGGGGGCTCCTGAGTCAAATTGTTAATCTCTGGACAATTGTGCAACCGCAGGTGGGCGATCGCATCCTCAGTATCTTGCCCATTTGGCATGCCTATGAACGGGTGGCCGAGTACTTTCTCTTTGCCTGTGGCTGCAGCCAAACCTATACCAATCTCCGCCACTTCAAGAATGACCTGAAACGGTGTAAACCCCACTACATGATTGCCGTCCCCCGCATCTGGGAAGGCTTTTACGAAGGGGTGCAAAAGCAACTGCGGGATAGTCCGGCTACAAAGCGGCGTCTTGCCCAGTTTTTCCTCAGTGTTGGCCAGCACTATATACTGCAACGGCGACTGCTCACGGGCCTGAGCCTGACCAACCCCCATCCCAGCGGCTGGCAGAAATTGGTGGCTCGCGTGCAAACCCTCCTCCTCAAGCCCCTCTACGAACTGGGGGAGAAGCGTGTTTATAGCAAAATTCGTGAAGCCACCGGCGGTGAGATTAAACAGATAATTAGTGGTGGCGGTGCCCTTGCTCCCCATTTGGACACCTTCTATGAAGTGATTAACCTAGAAGTCTTGGTGGGCTACGGTCTCACCGAAACGGCCGTAGTGCTAACCGCTCGCCGCCCTTGGGCAAACCTACGGGGATCCGCTGGCCGTCCAATTCCCGATACCGCCATTAAAATTGTTGACCCAGAAACTAAAGCCCCCCTTGAGTTTGGCCAAAAAGGACTGGTGATGGCCAAAGGGCCACAGGTGATGCGCGGCTACTACAACCAACCAGAGGCCACCGCTAAGGTGCTAGATGGGGAGGGATGGTTTGACACCGGCGACTTGGGCTACCTCACCCCCAATGGAGATCTGGTGCTGACGGGACGGCAGAAGGACACGATTGTTCTCAGCAACGGTGAAAATATTGAACCGCAGCCTATCGAGGATGCCTGTGTCCGCAGCCCCTATATTGACCAAATTATGCTGGTGGGTCAAGATCAAAAAGCTCTTGGTGCCCTCATTGTGCCCAATTTAGAGGCATTGGCGGAGTGGGTGGCTGCCAAGGGGTACCGACTGGAGTTGCCAAACCGACCGGCAGGAGCGGGCAGTGGTGAGGTGGTGACGCTGGAAAGCAAAGTCATTATTGATCTCTACCGTCAAGAACTGCTGCGGGAAGTGCAAAATCGCCCCGGCTATCGCCCAGATGATCGCATTGCCACGTTTCGCTTTGTCCTCGAACCCTTTACGATAGAGAATGGTCTTTTGACCCAAACCCTAAAAATTCGCCGTCATGTCGTGAGCGATCGCTACCGCGATATGATTAACGCCATGTTTGAGTAATCTTCATGACAGACCCTATGGATAGCAAACTGCTCCTGCGGCGCCAGATTATGGTGAAAGCCATTGTCACTCCCGAGTGGAAAGACGATGCCCAAAGGCAGCTTCAGGCACAACTCAATCAAGTGGATGCCCAAATTCAGCAGTTGGATCTGCAAGTGCAGCAAGTGATTGACGAACTGCGCAAAAGTAATGAAGCAGCGGATGTGGTCAATGCCCGTATTCAAGACGTTCAAGGGCAAGCCAACAACCAAAAAGCACAACTCTTACAGCAAAAAAATCTAATTCTTCAGCAATTGGATCAGGTGCAACGCCTACAAATGGGTCAGGAAGTGGATCAAGGTCAGGTGGATAATTTTTTCTATGTCACCAAAGGGGATAACCTGATTCAAAAGATGCAGGTGGAAATTCTCCTGCGCAATGGTGTCATCGAAGAAATTCGTGGCACGCTCTAGGTTTTACCCTTTATTTTTTAGGGAATTTGAGATTTGACTCCCTTTCAATTGCCAACTAAGGATAGCAGCCTCTATGATTCGTGAACTGTTCATGCCCGCCCTCAGCTCCACCATGACCGAAGGGAAAATTGTCTCTTGGCTGAAATCTCCCGGGGATAAGGTGGCTAAAGGGGAAACCGTGCTGATTGTGGAATCCGACAAGGCCGATATGGATGTGGAGTCCTTCTACGACGGCTATTTGGCAGTGATTACCGTACCTGCTGGCGAAGTAGCAGCCGTTGGCTCCACCATTGGCCTTGTGGCAGAAACAGAAGCAGAAATTGCGGAAGCAGAGGCAAAGGCCAAGTCCCTTGGGAAGGCTACCAGTTCTGACCGGGCTCCAGCCACGAGTAATGGCTCAGGAACGGCTCCTGCCGCCAGTGCTGCCGCTGTACCGGCTGGGCGAGTGATTGCCTCCCCCCGTGCCCGCAAATTGGCCAAGGAACACAAAATTGATTTGAAGACGCTCAAGGGAACTGGCCCCAATGGTCGGATTACAGCCGCCGATGTGGAAGCTTTGATTGGTGCGCCTGCACCCCCCCCCGTGGCAACGTCCCCTGCCCCTCTCCCCACCGCCCCCCCTGCTACTGCTCCGGTGGTGGCTAAGGAGGATTTGGTGCCCCTGACAACGCTGCAAAATGCCGTTGTGCGCAATATGGTGGCCAGCCTGGGCATTCCCGATTTCCACGTCGCCTACACGATCACAACCGATGCCTTGGATCGGCTGTATCAGCAAATTAAGTCCAAAGGGGTGACAATGACGGTGCTCCTTGCCAAGGCGATCGCCCTGACATTGCAAAAACACCCAATTATGAATGCCTACTACACAGAGCAGGGGATTCAATACCGTCGTGATATTAACATTGCTGTTGCGGTGGCGATGCCGGGGGGTGGTCTGATTACACCGGTGCTAAAGAACGCCGATCAAATTGACATCTACAGCCTCTCGCGTACTTGGAAAGACTTGGTGGAACGGGCACGCGCCAAGCAACTGCAACCCGATGAGTACAGCACGGGCACCTTTAGCCTCTCGAACCTCGGCATGTTTGGAGTTGACTTCTTTGATGCCATTCTCACGCCCGGTCAAGGGGCGATTATGGCGGTGGGGGCGTCGCGTCCGACGGTAGTTGCCACAGAGGATGGCCTGCTGGGGGTAAAACGGCAGATGAAGGTGAATATTACCTGTGATCACCGGGTGATCTATGGTGCTGATGCAGCTGCCTTCCTTCAGGATTTGGCAAAACTGATTGAAACTAATCCCCAAGCATTGACGCTCTAAACAGTGACTGCCCTGCTGGAAATCAGGGATCTTCATTTTGGCTATGGAACAACCCCCTCACTGCTCCAAGGGATTGATCTGAGGGTGACGGGGGGCGATCGCTTTGGCATCATTGGTGACAATGGTTCTGGCAAAACCACACTCCTCCTTCTCTGTGCTGCTGTTCTCAAGCCACAGCGGGGAACGATTACCTGCTTGGGGCAGTCAGTGGTGGCTGGACAGTTTCAACCCGCAGTGGGCGTCGTGCTGCAGCACCCAGCGGATCAGTTAATTGGGACTACTGTGGCTGAGGATGTCGCCTTTGGCCCTGAGAATTTAGGTTGTTCAACCCTAGAAGTGCAGCAGCGAGTGTATCAAGCCTTGGCGATGACCGGAACTTTGCATTTGGCCAATCGCGTGCCCCATCAACTGTCGGGGGGAGAACAACGCATGGTGGCGATCGCCGGCATTTTGGCCATGCAGCCCAAGCTAATCCTCTACGATGAACCCACTGCCTTTTTAGACCAACGGAGTTGCCGCACCTTGATTGAGTTTCTGCAAACCAATGCCACTCCCGGTCTAGTTGTCAGCCATGACCTTGCGTTTTTACGCGCCGTCTGTACGCAGATTTTTCTCCTTGAGTCAGGACATCTGTGTCCCCTAGGGTTGTAGCCCATGCTGCGTCGTCGTGTTTGGTTGTTGTTCATTCTCTTCTGTTGGAGTTTGTGTTGGGCGATTGGGCCCGTACAAGCACAAAACCCAAGGTTCATTCGTGGGGTTTGGCTGACCAAGAATGATTTCCCAATCCTGCGCGATCGCCCGCGGTTGGTGGCAGCCCTCAATGATCTACAGCGACTAAACTTCAACACCCTTTACCCCGTTGTCTGGAATTCCGGCTATGTCAGTTTCCCCAGTACTACCGCCAAGAATCTGGGAATTCAGCCCTTTGTGCTGCGGGGAATCCAAGACTACGAGATTCTCGCCGAACTCACCCAGCAGGCGCACTGCCGCAATCTCTTAGTCATTCCCTGGTTTGAATTTGGCTTTATGGTGCCAGAAACCTCAGAACTCGCCCTTGCCCATCCGGACTGGCTCACCCAGGCTATCAATGGTCAGACCACTCGCTTAACGGCGGCCGGGGAAGTGGCTTGGATGAATCCCTTTCATCCACAAGTACAAGAATTTCTCACCAATATTGTCCTTGAGGTACTGCGGCAATACCCGGTGGATGGTGTGCAGTTTGATGATCACTTCAGCCTGCCCGTGGAGTTTGGCTATGATGACTACACCCGTGCCCTCTATCAGCAGGAAACCCAAAAGCCCGTTCCCGACAATCCCCGTGATCCGGACTGGATGCGCTGGCGTGCTGACAAACTCACTGCCTTTGTGCAAACGTTGCGGCAGCGAGTAAAGCAGGAATTTCCCAATGCCATTTTTTCCCTCTCACCGACCACATTGCCAACCGCCTACCAAACGTTTCTCCAAGATTGGCCGCGGTGGGTCGCCCTTGGACTCCTCGATGAAGTAATTGTGCAAGTGTATCGCTACCATCTCTCCAGCTTTGTGCAACAGTTGACGCAGCCGGAGATACGCCAGGCCCAAGCTAAAGTTCCCACTGCCGTTGGTGTCCTCACGGGGCTACGTACCAACCCTGTGCCGATGGCCCTAGTGGATGCCAAGGTAGAGGCTGCCCTGCGAGCCGGGTTAGGAGTGTCCTTTTTCTCCTTTGAAACCCTGTGGGAACGGGGTCCGGATCCCCGCGATCACCGCCAAAGTCGGCTCCTCTTTCATTTTCGCCAGCCCCTGCCACGGCGGCTCTTTAACCAAACTTGTCCAAGGACCTAGAGCTTGCTGCCACACTCTGGACAAAAGCGATGGGTTGAAATG
Proteins encoded in this window:
- a CDS encoding TM2 domain-containing protein; translated protein: MSQSEHRQHPQTQPPSLSVANAYLLWCLSLVGVCGLQRFYVGQPLVGLLYLVTFGVCGVGQFIDLFLIPGLVDRHKTYLRGRYLTAEKDPDLSPASGRSIHRLLQVAKEHGGVLSAAQVALYTHLDPQTVEELLFEAQRLGYATVFNDPETGAVRYRFDV
- the cobJ gene encoding precorrin-3B C(17)-methyltransferase; this translates as MLPLDPFQPMGAIATTSQGLAQLQRIVDVGIPLSIWVSPQLGAHRPVQTYEGPLAAHLQKHWCHYRAWIFALACGAVVRLISPLLTHKSQDPAVCVLSENGQWIVSLLGGHSAGGDRLCHILSATLGATPILTGASYSQGYFAVDTWGTALGWQRGAGDWHAIASQQAQGKALQVYQTCGSALWRTGLSSDQPLELVSTPPLENAVWITEKVLPSSVTSGVAWHPRVLWLGIGCERGTSAALIQHAIDQTLAQARLSPLAIAGLASIDRKADEVGLCQVAKAHDWPSRWFSAQELAPVTVPTPSAIVAAEMGTPSVAEAAAVLASEGGRLIVPKQIYRQGGEGGAVTIAIAQSEREFIPRQGSLSLIGTGPGSLDQLTLGARSALLAADILVGYTLYLELIAPLRQPGQMVAAYGITQERQRAQVAIDLAQWGLNVAVVSSGDCGIYGMAGLVLELLAEADITNLPVAVFPGVSAVNAAAARLGAPLMHDFCTISLSDRLTPWPVIKKRLQAAAEADFVTALYNPRSRDRQQQLVDAKAIFLEYRSPQTPVAIVRAAYRPEEHITLTTLGAFEPAAVDMFSLVLIGNASTRRFQDWLITPRGYLGNPKASLSDRGD
- a CDS encoding phage holin family protein; translated protein: MWGLLITWIVTSISLFIVSRLSFLGVEIDKFSTALWSAIVFGLLNATLGAVLKFVTFPFIFLTFGLVALIINAAIFALAAAFVDGFTLRNGFWSAFFGSIALSIVNWACFNLLGQTGLL
- a CDS encoding site-2 protease family protein, whose translation is MGQGWQVGRVFGIPLYIDRSWFLVILLFTFLNGSDWQDTYPQWGALVWLMGFGVSLLLFASVLLHELGHSLVARSQGITVRSITLFLFGGVAAIERESNTPGQAFQVAIAGPLVSFALFALLQGVAVLLPGGHPLHELLLYLAHINFVLGVFNLLPGLPLDGGQVLKAAVWKLTGNRFQGMRWAARSGQVLGWLAISFGLFVTLLGSGNGLWLGLLGWFALQNATLYDRLSRLQEALVTLTAADAMTRDFRVIEGTLSLREFADRYLLLADRQPTAYFVATDGRYCGYLDSQALNHVERSRWEVTPVAELAVPLRAIATVKESDSLAKTVCTLEEQQQRFITVLTPADAVAGVIDRGDVLLALAKRLHWQLGKQDIQRLKQERHYPPELQLLELAKTALQFQGGDGGIAVASQIR
- the rplS gene encoding 50S ribosomal protein L19; this encodes MNAQEIIRSIEAEQMKTDLPVIHVGDRVRVGVKIKEGDKERVQPYEGDVIAMRNTGINRTITVRRVFQGVGVERVFLLHSPRIDSIKVIQRGKVRRAKLYYLRDRMGKASRIKPRFDRPL
- a CDS encoding nucleoside triphosphate pyrophosphatase, which produces MVPFVLASASPARRQLLQQIGIDPIIQPSHFDESVIQATTPTELVRLLARCKAETVAQSYSAPALILGCDSVLVLGGEIYGKPASPEMAIARWQKMRGQTGDLLTGHALIDLAQGRTCVEVESTQVVFADISDAEIAAYVASGEPLACAGCFALDGQGGAFVEKIVGTPSNVIGLSLPLLRRLLLKLGYTLGDVQSKK
- a CDS encoding AMP-binding protein: MTSAAYTYTPPSGLPQDAPLPDHFLTYKKLQSLPEMWPLLAQRHGDVVALDAPYEDPPTRITYSELYQRIQRFAAGLQALGVAAGDRVALFADNSPRWLIADQGSMMAGAINVVRSGTAAAQELLYILRDSGATLLLIENLATLRKLEGSLVDTAVKTVVLLSGESPELTGFPLRLLNFGQVFTEGQYGTVRAVAITPADLATLMYTSGTTGQPKGVMVTHGGLLSQIVNLWTIVQPQVGDRILSILPIWHAYERVAEYFLFACGCSQTYTNLRHFKNDLKRCKPHYMIAVPRIWEGFYEGVQKQLRDSPATKRRLAQFFLSVGQHYILQRRLLTGLSLTNPHPSGWQKLVARVQTLLLKPLYELGEKRVYSKIREATGGEIKQIISGGGALAPHLDTFYEVINLEVLVGYGLTETAVVLTARRPWANLRGSAGRPIPDTAIKIVDPETKAPLEFGQKGLVMAKGPQVMRGYYNQPEATAKVLDGEGWFDTGDLGYLTPNGDLVLTGRQKDTIVLSNGENIEPQPIEDACVRSPYIDQIMLVGQDQKALGALIVPNLEALAEWVAAKGYRLELPNRPAGAGSGEVVTLESKVIIDLYRQELLREVQNRPGYRPDDRIATFRFVLEPFTIENGLLTQTLKIRRHVVSDRYRDMINAMFE
- a CDS encoding YlqD family protein encodes the protein MTDPMDSKLLLRRQIMVKAIVTPEWKDDAQRQLQAQLNQVDAQIQQLDLQVQQVIDELRKSNEAADVVNARIQDVQGQANNQKAQLLQQKNLILQQLDQVQRLQMGQEVDQGQVDNFFYVTKGDNLIQKMQVEILLRNGVIEEIRGTL
- a CDS encoding dihydrolipoamide acetyltransferase family protein, with protein sequence MIRELFMPALSSTMTEGKIVSWLKSPGDKVAKGETVLIVESDKADMDVESFYDGYLAVITVPAGEVAAVGSTIGLVAETEAEIAEAEAKAKSLGKATSSDRAPATSNGSGTAPAASAAAVPAGRVIASPRARKLAKEHKIDLKTLKGTGPNGRITAADVEALIGAPAPPPVATSPAPLPTAPPATAPVVAKEDLVPLTTLQNAVVRNMVASLGIPDFHVAYTITTDALDRLYQQIKSKGVTMTVLLAKAIALTLQKHPIMNAYYTEQGIQYRRDINIAVAVAMPGGGLITPVLKNADQIDIYSLSRTWKDLVERARAKQLQPDEYSTGTFSLSNLGMFGVDFFDAILTPGQGAIMAVGASRPTVVATEDGLLGVKRQMKVNITCDHRVIYGADAAAFLQDLAKLIETNPQALTL
- a CDS encoding energy-coupling factor ABC transporter ATP-binding protein gives rise to the protein MTALLEIRDLHFGYGTTPSLLQGIDLRVTGGDRFGIIGDNGSGKTTLLLLCAAVLKPQRGTITCLGQSVVAGQFQPAVGVVLQHPADQLIGTTVAEDVAFGPENLGCSTLEVQQRVYQALAMTGTLHLANRVPHQLSGGEQRMVAIAGILAMQPKLILYDEPTAFLDQRSCRTLIEFLQTNATPGLVVSHDLAFLRAVCTQIFLLESGHLCPLGL
- a CDS encoding glycoside hydrolase family 10 protein, which translates into the protein MLRRRVWLLFILFCWSLCWAIGPVQAQNPRFIRGVWLTKNDFPILRDRPRLVAALNDLQRLNFNTLYPVVWNSGYVSFPSTTAKNLGIQPFVLRGIQDYEILAELTQQAHCRNLLVIPWFEFGFMVPETSELALAHPDWLTQAINGQTTRLTAAGEVAWMNPFHPQVQEFLTNIVLEVLRQYPVDGVQFDDHFSLPVEFGYDDYTRALYQQETQKPVPDNPRDPDWMRWRADKLTAFVQTLRQRVKQEFPNAIFSLSPTTLPTAYQTFLQDWPRWVALGLLDEVIVQVYRYHLSSFVQQLTQPEIRQAQAKVPTAVGVLTGLRTNPVPMALVDAKVEAALRAGLGVSFFSFETLWERGPDPRDHRQSRLLFHFRQPLPRRLFNQTCPRT